A part of Rhopalosiphum maidis isolate BTI-1 chromosome 3, ASM367621v3, whole genome shotgun sequence genomic DNA contains:
- the LOC113557864 gene encoding uncharacterized protein LOC113557864, protein MTKNTKQCIEFDRIDRLRRTIFLEDSSEDELLEYNSQTKINDDSWNKPPASFTKPKPKVKVGVRVDSLPTKPVKVIKKRKQLVDRLTTVKASNMKPKGVEQNIIKIENKQVVNNASIKIKRQA, encoded by the exons atgacaaaaaatactAAGCAATGTATTGAATTTGACCGAATCGATCGATTACGCAGAACGATATTCCTCGAAGACTCCTCTGAGGACGAATTGCTTGAATACAATAgccaaacaaaaataa ACGATGATAGTTGGAATAAACCGCCTGCCAGTTTCACAAAACCAAAACCAAAAGTCAAAGTTGGAGTCCGTGTTGATTCTTTACCTACGAAGCCggttaaagttattaaaaaaaggaaaCAATTAGTTGATCGTTTAACCACAGTTAAAGCGTCTAATATGAAACCGAAAGGAGTAgaacaaaatatcattaaaatcgaaaataaacAAGTGGTCAATAACGCgtcaataaaaatcaaaagacaagcataa